The Bdellovibrio sp. NC01 genome includes the window GTGAACGGTTCACCTGTACGGCCGTCGAATAGGATCGACTTACCAGACGTTGGAACTTGTGCTTTATCAAGCAAGCCCTTCACGTCAGATTCACGAGCACCGTCGAATACTGGAGTACCCACGTGGATACCGTTCTTCATACGTGTCACCATTGATTTCAATGAAGCCTCATCTGCGCCATCAAGTTTCGCGCTGATATCAGAATCATTGAAGATGTCTTTCATTTCCTTACGAGCATTTTCTGCGTTCCACTTTTGCAAGTGTTCGCCAAGTTGTTTACCCAAGTTATGAGCAGCCCAACCCAAATGCACCTCAAGGATCTGACCGATATTCATACGAGAAGGAACGCCCAGTGGGTTTAGAACCATGTCAACTGGAGTACCGTCCGCAAGATATGGCATATCTTCAAGTGGCAATACTTTAGAAACGACACCTTTATTACCGTGGCGGCCCGCGAATTTATCGCCGACTTGCATTTTACGTTTAATAGCAACGTAAACTTTAACCATTTTGATTACGCCAGGAGGCAATTCGTCACCTTTGCGCAAGCGATCGATCTTCTCATTGAAGACCAATTTAACTGCGTCAAGTTGGTTACGAGCGTTGTCGATAATTTTATTAACTTGGAACTCAAGATCTTGTTCAAGAGGGATATAGTTCAACAATTCGAATGGAATTGTTTCGATATCCGCGATCGTGATGTTTTGACCTTTGTTCAATAGCTTTTGAGAACCGTCTTCATTCAACAACACGCCAGTAGTTACTTTACCTACCAAGATGTCGCGAAGTTTAGAGATCGCGTTATTTTTGATAACGTTTTGCTCAACAGCCAAGTCTTTTTCAAGCTTACGTTTTTTCTCTTCGATGATTGAAGCCAAACGTTCGTCACGGTCAGCACCTTCACGAGAGTAAACTTGAGCGTCGATAACTGTACCGTAAACGCCAGATGGAGCGCGAAGTGATGTATCACGTACGTCACCAGCTTTTTCACCGAAGATAGCTCTCAAAAGTTTTTCTTCAGGAGAAAGTTGCGTTTCACCTTTTGGAGTTACTTTACCAACCAAGATGAAGCCAGGGCGAACTTCCGCACCGATGCGGATGATACCAGAGCTGTCCAGGTCTTTAAGTGCTTCTTCACCAACGTTTGCGATATCGCGAGTGATCTCTTCTTTACCCAATTTCGTGTCACGCGCTACGCACTCGAATTCTTCGATGTGGATAGATGTGTAAACGTCATCTTTCAATAGACGTTCAGAAATCAAGATAGAGTCCTCAAAGTTGTAACCTTGCCAAGGAGTGAACGCTACTAGGATGTTTTGACCTAGAGCCAACTCACCAAGCTCAGTTGAAGGACCGTCGGCAACGATGTCGCCTTTCGATACTTTATCACCAACTGTTACGATTGGTTTTTGATTGAAGCATGTGTTTTGGTTCGTACGTTGGTACTTAGTCAAATTGTAGATGTCTACGTTCGCACCAAGTTCGCCACCTTTTGCAAAACGGCGGATAACGATACGAGATGCATCGACTTCTTCAACGATACCATCGTTTTGAACAACGACAGATGTACCAGAGTCACGAGCAACCAAACGCTCTACGCCTGTACCAACAAGTGGTGCGCGAGAACGCAACAATGGAACCGCTTGACGTTGCATGTTCGATCCCATCAAGGCACGGTTGGCGTCATCGTGCTCTAGGAATGGAATCAATGAAGCAGCGATAGAAACCAATTGCGATGGAGAAACGTCCATCAAAGCAACTTTATCTTTATCCACGATTTCATACTCACCATCACGACGAGTGATAGTAGTAGCCGTTTGGATAGATTTGTTTCCAGCTTCGTCACGAGCCGCAGGAGCGATGTGGTGACCAGCTTCTTCCAATGCTGACAAGTAGTTGATGTCTTTCGAAACTTGACCTTGCTCAACTTTACGATACGGCGTCTCGATGAAACCGTAGTTGTTGATACGAGCGTAAGTCGCAAGAGAGGCGATCAAACCGATGTTTGGACCCTCTGGAGTTTCGATTGGGCAGATACGACCGTAGTGCGTAGGATGTACGTCACGTACTTCGAAACCTGCACGGTCACGAGTCAAACCACCAGGGCCAAGAGCTGACAAACGACGTTTGTGAGTGATCTCAGACAATGGATTTGTTTGGTCCATGAATTGTGACAATTGAGAAGAACCGAAGAATTCTTTAACAACTGCGTTCACAG containing:
- the rpoB gene encoding DNA-directed RNA polymerase subunit beta, with product MEKTPVTASNIRVRKSFAKNKQVIDIPNLIELQKSSYEAFIQKDMDPDRRGDAGLNGVFKSVFPITDFNNTASLEFVSYTLEPAKYDVDECRQRGMTFAAPIKVTLRLIVFDVDEETEARSIRDVKEQEVYLGEIPLMTANGSFIINGTERVVVSQLHRSPGVFFDHDGGKNNASGKLIYSARVIPYRGSWLDAEFDQKDLIHVRIDRRRKFPVTILLKALGYNAEQLLEYFYDLDEVYVKGGKLYRKLDIERMSGQRALTDILDPKGGEPLVKAGRRITRAIVKKIKDLNITELEVEPNDLDGKVLAKPLIDESTGEIIADANAELNSAIIRRAIEAGIDRFFMIFFDGLTVGPYLRNTLLVDKVSNKDESLVEIYKRLRPGEPPTLEAATTFFGRLFFDPETYDLSEVGRIKINHRFGISMEECPPSHRTLTHKDILSTIKTLIDLKNGRGVIDDIDHLGNRRVRSVGELLENQYRIGLVRMERAIRERMSLQDVETMMPHDLVNAKPVNAVVKEFFGSSQLSQFMDQTNPLSEITHKRRLSALGPGGLTRDRAGFEVRDVHPTHYGRICPIETPEGPNIGLIASLATYARINNYGFIETPYRKVEQGQVSKDINYLSALEEAGHHIAPAARDEAGNKSIQTATTITRRDGEYEIVDKDKVALMDVSPSQLVSIAASLIPFLEHDDANRALMGSNMQRQAVPLLRSRAPLVGTGVERLVARDSGTSVVVQNDGIVEEVDASRIVIRRFAKGGELGANVDIYNLTKYQRTNQNTCFNQKPIVTVGDKVSKGDIVADGPSTELGELALGQNILVAFTPWQGYNFEDSILISERLLKDDVYTSIHIEEFECVARDTKLGKEEITRDIANVGEEALKDLDSSGIIRIGAEVRPGFILVGKVTPKGETQLSPEEKLLRAIFGEKAGDVRDTSLRAPSGVYGTVIDAQVYSREGADRDERLASIIEEKKRKLEKDLAVEQNVIKNNAISKLRDILVGKVTTGVLLNEDGSQKLLNKGQNITIADIETIPFELLNYIPLEQDLEFQVNKIIDNARNQLDAVKLVFNEKIDRLRKGDELPPGVIKMVKVYVAIKRKMQVGDKFAGRHGNKGVVSKVLPLEDMPYLADGTPVDMVLNPLGVPSRMNIGQILEVHLGWAAHNLGKQLGEHLQKWNAENARKEMKDIFNDSDISAKLDGADEASLKSMVTRMKNGIHVGTPVFDGARESDVKGLLDKAQVPTSGKSILFDGRTGEPFTNPVTVGIMYMLKLHHLVEEKIHARSIGPYSLVSQQPLGGKAQFGGQRLGEMEVWAIEAYGAAYSLQEFLTVKSDDVAGRTRMYESIVKGENILEPGLPESFNVLVKELQSLALNVELMESDILRDQDEDLGEEVIEGGDLTGGSAPTEPGQH